The following are encoded together in the Phaseolus vulgaris cultivar G19833 chromosome 9, P. vulgaris v2.0, whole genome shotgun sequence genome:
- the LOC137821863 gene encoding uncharacterized protein isoform X1 — MGSACCIAAKDQTIPSRTGGESLRRNAGCLPSWSFRWDSWGRFAREIENPSFHTSHGLTRNASMEFKGSLSSERGHFSASSDISMSSNCSAVVKDLSESPEIAECSLPNCSISPVFSTPMTDLVPNHNYQNLPTSMPSRWAHRSPGHPQSIQISDSRMLGLKSPDTSISEGRPSFVLSNCSNEMASGSQCGSSDGWSMRTFSEMVASSQKERWSFDSEYSGSGRHKMSGTSSGFSYSPSMDVQSCGACSKLLTERSAWGSQKFMGSSDLSVVAVLVCGHVYHADCLETVTSEADSYDPACPICMIGEKHLSKLSKKGLGSESETKAKNYRISRNRVVDSYIDGGLDVFDRLKDVVSSRMEPSSSRRSSFGKPFLRRRFSLGSKWSRSLLENDSLGKKGVWAKYRKD; from the exons ATGGGATCGGCTTGTTGCATTGCTGCAAAGGATCAAACTATTCCCAGCAGAACTGGAGGTGAAAGTTTACGTAGAAATGCTGGATGTCTACCATCATGGAGTTTTCGATGGGATAGTTGGGGTCGTTTTGCTCGAGAAATTGAGAATCCTTCCTTTCACACATCTCACGGACTCACCAGAAATGCCAGCATGGAGTTTAAAGGATCATTGAGTTCTGAAAGAGGCCATTTTTCTGCATCTTCAG ATATATCCATGTCAAGTAATTGCTCTGCTGTG GTGAAGGATCTGAGCGAATCACCCGAGATTGCAGAATGTTCACTACCAAATTGTTCAATATCTCCCGTTTTCTCAACACCTATGACTGATTTGGTGCCTAATCATAATTATCAGAATCTTCCTACCTCCATGCCATCCAGATGGGCTCATCGTTCTCCTGGGCACCCACAATCGATACAAATTTCTGATAGTCGAATGCTGGGTCTGAAATCACCTGACACATCAATTTCTGAAGGCAGGCCATCGTTTGTACTCTCTAATTGCAGCAACGAAATGGCATCAGGATCCCAATGTGGTTCATCTGATGGCTGGTCTATGCGCACCTTTTCTGAAATGGTGGCTTCATCTCAAAAGGAAAGGTGGTCTTTTGATAGCGAGTATTCAGGTTCAGGTCGTCACAAGATGAGTGGAACAAGTAGCGGGTTCTCTTATTCTCCCTCCATGGACGTACAATCTTGTGGGGCTTGCTCCAAGCTCTTGACCGAGAGATCTGCGTGGGGTAGCCAGAAATTTATGGGCAGCAGTGACCTCTCAGTTGTTGCTGTACTGGTGTGCGGTCATGTTTATCACGCGGACTGCTTGGAGACTGTGACCTCAGAGGCAGATAGTTATGATCCAGCTTGTCCAATTTGTATGATTGGAGAGAAGCACTTGTCAAAGTTATCCAAAAAAGGTCTTGGGAGTGAATCAGAGACAAAGGCCAAGAACTATAGGATATCCAGAAATCGAGTAGTTGATAGCTACATTGATGGTGGGTTAGATGTTTTTGATCGCCTGAAAGACGTGGTTTCATCAAGGATGGAGCCTAGCTCCAGTAGGAGGAGTTCATTTGGAAAGCCCTTCTTGAGGAGACGTTTTTCATTGGGATCAAAGTGGAGTCGGTCTCTATTGGAGAATGATTCTCTTGGGAAGAAGGGCGTTTGGGCGAAATACCGCAAAGACTGA
- the LOC137821863 gene encoding uncharacterized protein isoform X2, whose product MPAVIMGSACCIAAKDQTIPSRTGGESLRRNAGCLPSWSFRWDSWGRFAREIENPSFHTSHGLTRNASMEFKGSLSSERGHFSASSDISMSSNCSAVVKDLSESPEIAECSLPNCSISPVFSTPMTDLVPNHNYQNLPTSMPSRWAHRSPGHPQSIQISDSRMLGLKSPDTSISEGRPSFVLSNCSNEMASGSQCGSSDGWSMRTFSEMVASSQKERWSFDSEYSGSGRHKMSGTSSGFSYSPSMDVQSCGACSKLLTERSAWGSQKFMGSSDLSVVAVLVCGHVYHADCLETVTSEADSYDPACPICMIGEKHLSKLSKKGLGSESETKAKNYRISRNRVVDSYIDGGLDVFDRLKDVVSSRMEPSSSRRSSFGKPFLRRRFSLGSKWSRSLLENDSLGKKGVWAKYRKD is encoded by the exons ATGCCAGCAGTTATCATGGGATCGGCTTGTTGCATTGCTGCAAAGGATCAAACTATTCCCAGCAGAACTGGAGGTGAAAGTTTACGTAGAAATGCTGGATGTCTACCATCATGGAGTTTTCGATGGGATAGTTGGGGTCGTTTTGCTCGAGAAATTGAGAATCCTTCCTTTCACACATCTCACGGACTCACCAGAAATGCCAGCATGGAGTTTAAAGGATCATTGAGTTCTGAAAGAGGCCATTTTTCTGCATCTTCAG ATATATCCATGTCAAGTAATTGCTCTGCTGTG GTGAAGGATCTGAGCGAATCACCCGAGATTGCAGAATGTTCACTACCAAATTGTTCAATATCTCCCGTTTTCTCAACACCTATGACTGATTTGGTGCCTAATCATAATTATCAGAATCTTCCTACCTCCATGCCATCCAGATGGGCTCATCGTTCTCCTGGGCACCCACAATCGATACAAATTTCTGATAGTCGAATGCTGGGTCTGAAATCACCTGACACATCAATTTCTGAAGGCAGGCCATCGTTTGTACTCTCTAATTGCAGCAACGAAATGGCATCAGGATCCCAATGTGGTTCATCTGATGGCTGGTCTATGCGCACCTTTTCTGAAATGGTGGCTTCATCTCAAAAGGAAAGGTGGTCTTTTGATAGCGAGTATTCAGGTTCAGGTCGTCACAAGATGAGTGGAACAAGTAGCGGGTTCTCTTATTCTCCCTCCATGGACGTACAATCTTGTGGGGCTTGCTCCAAGCTCTTGACCGAGAGATCTGCGTGGGGTAGCCAGAAATTTATGGGCAGCAGTGACCTCTCAGTTGTTGCTGTACTGGTGTGCGGTCATGTTTATCACGCGGACTGCTTGGAGACTGTGACCTCAGAGGCAGATAGTTATGATCCAGCTTGTCCAATTTGTATGATTGGAGAGAAGCACTTGTCAAAGTTATCCAAAAAAGGTCTTGGGAGTGAATCAGAGACAAAGGCCAAGAACTATAGGATATCCAGAAATCGAGTAGTTGATAGCTACATTGATGGTGGGTTAGATGTTTTTGATCGCCTGAAAGACGTGGTTTCATCAAGGATGGAGCCTAGCTCCAGTAGGAGGAGTTCATTTGGAAAGCCCTTCTTGAGGAGACGTTTTTCATTGGGATCAAAGTGGAGTCGGTCTCTATTGGAGAATGATTCTCTTGGGAAGAAGGGCGTTTGGGCGAAATACCGCAAAGACTGA
- the LOC137822211 gene encoding bZIP transcription factor 44-like, with protein sequence MASSSGNSSISTKIQSSGSEEDLQVLTMDERKNKRKQSNRESARRSRMRKRDHLEDLRKQVSEFTKENREILATIDMTTQHYLKIEAENCVLRAQMGELDQRLQSLNDMIVDIMNTTTFYERDCYLTSTQNFTNTLCLNQPVFEW encoded by the coding sequence ATGGCATCATCAAGTGGAAACTCTTCTATTTCCACCAAGATTCAAAGCTCGGGTTCTGAAGAAGATTTGCAGGTTCTGACGATGGACGAGAGAAAGAACAAGAGAAAGCAATCGAATCGCGAATCTGCGAGAAGATCTCGGATGCGAAAGCGTGACCACTTGGAAGATCTCAGGAAGCAAGTGTCAGAGTTCACAAAGGAGAACAGGGAAATCCTGGCGACCATAGACATGACCACACAACACTATCTGAAAATCGAGGCAGAGAACTGTGTTCTGAGGGCCCAAATGGGTGAGCTTGATCAACGACTCCAATCGCTGAACGACATGATCGTCGACATCATGAACACAACCACCTTCTACGAAAGGGACTGTTATCTAACAAGTACACAAAATTTTACCAACACGCTATGTCTCAACCAACCTGTTTTTGAGTGGTGA
- the LOC137823082 gene encoding mitogen-activated protein kinase homolog NTF3, whose translation MATPVDPPNGIRIEGKHYFSMWQTLFEIDSKYVPIKPIGRGAYGIVCSSVNKESNEKVAIKKIQNAFENRIDALRTLRELKLLRHLHHENVIALKDIMMPVHRNSFKDVYLVYELMDTDLHQIIKSSQALSNDHCQYFLFQLLRGLKYLHSANILHRDLKPGNLLINANCDLKICDFGLARINCSKNQFMTEYVVTRWYRAPELLLCCDNYGTSIDVWSVGCIFAELLGRKPIFPGSECLNQLKLIINILGSQREEDIEFIDNPKAKKYIKSLPSSPGTPFSRLYPNAHPLAIDLLAKMLVFDPTKRISVSEALQHPYMAPLYDPNCDPPAVIPIDLDIDEDLGEEMIREMMWKEMLHYHPESAMASSGLC comes from the exons ATGGCTACTCCTGTTGATCCTCCAAATGGAATCAGGATTGAAGGGAAGCATTATTTCTCCATGTGGCAAACCCTTTTTGAGATTGACTCAAAATACGTGCCAATCAAACCTATTGGTCGCGGTGCTTACGGAATTGTGTGTTCTTCTGTGAATAAAGAGAGCAATGAGAAGGTtgccataaaaaaaatacagaatGCCTTTGAGAACCGGATTGATGCGCTGAGGACTTTGCGCGAACTTAAGCTTCTTCGCCACCTTCACCATGAGAATGTGATTGCTTTGAAGGACATCATGATGCCTGTTCACAGGAATAGTTTCAAGGATGTCTATCTGGTTTATGAACTCATGGACACAGATTTGCACCAGATTATTAAGTCTTCTCAAGCACTGTCTAATGATCACTGCCAGTATTTCCTCTTTCAG TTGCTTCGTGGATTGAAATATCTTCATTCTGCTAACATCCTTCATCGTGACTTGAAACCTGGGAATCTTCTAATCAACGCAAATTGTGACCTAAAAATATGTGATTTCGGGTTGGCAAGAATTAACTGCAGCAAGAACCAGTTCATGACCGAGTATGTTGTGACTCGGTGGTATAGGGCACCAGAACTCCTACTCTGCTGTGACAACTACGGGACATCCATTGATGTTTGGTCAGTTGGATGCATCTTTGCTGAGCTTCTTGGCCGAAAACCGATTTTCCCTGGTTCAGAGTGTCTCAACCAGCTGAAATTGATTATCAATATCCTTGGTAGTCAAAGGGAGGAAGATATTGAGTTCATTGATAATCCAAAGGCAAAAAAGTATATCAAATCACTTCCTAGTTCTCCTGGAACTCCCTTTTCGCGACTTTATCCTAATGCACATCCATTGGCAATTGATCTTCTGGCAAAGATGCTTGTTTTCGATCCAACAAAGAGGATCAGTGTCAGTGAAGCGCTTCAACACCCTTACATGGCCCCTCTATACGATCCTAACTGTGACCCCCCAGCTGTCattccaattgatcttgacattgATGAGGATCTAGGGGAAGAGATGATAAGGGAGATGATGTGGAAAGAAATGCTTCATTACCATCCTGAATCTGCCATGGCGAGTTCAGGGCTGTGCTAA